One window of Cervus elaphus chromosome 6, mCerEla1.1, whole genome shotgun sequence genomic DNA carries:
- the CXCL8 gene encoding interleukin-8 — translation MTSKLAVALLAAFLLSAALCEAAVLSRMSTELRCQCIKTHSTPFHPKFIKELRVIESGPHCENSEIIVKLTNGKEVCLNPKEKWVQKVVEVFVKRAEKQDP, via the exons ATGACTTCCAAGCTGGCTGTTGCTCTCTTGGCGGCTTTCCTGCTTTCTGCAGCTCTCTGTGAAG CTGCAGTTCTGTCAAGAATGAGTACTGAACTTCGATGCCAATGCATAAAAACACATTCCACGCCTTTCCACCCCAAATTTATCAAAGAATTGAGAGTGATTGAGAGTGGGCCACACTGTGAAAATTCAGAAATCAT TGTTAAGCTTACCAACGGAAAAGAGGTCTGCTTAAACCCCAAGGAAAAGTGGGTGCAAAAGGTTGTGGAGGTATTTGTGAAGAG aGCTGAGAAGCAAgatccatga